The following coding sequences are from one Methanococcoides orientis window:
- a CDS encoding alpha-hydroxy-acid oxidizing protein: MKESGADIIGISNHGERVLDSTPGVAEVLPSIVEGSST, encoded by the coding sequence ATCAAAGAATCCGGAGCTGACATAATAGGCATCTCAAACCATGGAGAACGTGTGCTTGATTCCACTCCCGGTGTTGCTGAAGTGCTCCCGAGTATTGTTGAAGGATCGAGTACATGA
- a CDS encoding 2-oxoacid:ferredoxin oxidoreductase subunit beta: MVSVEDYGEFETEWCPGCGNFMILKAVKRALAELGKSPDEVLLTSGIGQSSKLPHYLKCNVFNGLHGRSLPPAIGAKLANHELTVLAVTGDGDCYGEGGNHFLHNVRRNPNITLIVHDNQIYGLTKGQASPTSELGMKTKVQTHGVFNTPLNPLSLAISLDCSFVSRGFAGDVAHLTELIKKAIQHKGFSLVDVLQPCISFNKLNTFSWYSERVYKMEEGDHDPNDRVKAFEKSLEWGEKIPLGIFYVNEKPTFEDHLDVLKSGTLVRNKSDPQKVDELLDRFI; encoded by the coding sequence ATGGTCAGTGTTGAAGATTATGGTGAATTTGAAACGGAATGGTGTCCCGGTTGCGGGAACTTTATGATACTCAAGGCAGTCAAGCGTGCTCTTGCAGAGCTTGGCAAGTCGCCGGATGAAGTGTTGCTCACATCAGGTATTGGCCAGTCAAGTAAATTGCCACATTACCTGAAATGCAATGTCTTCAACGGACTTCATGGCAGGTCCCTGCCTCCTGCAATAGGAGCGAAGTTAGCCAACCATGAATTAACCGTACTTGCAGTTACAGGAGATGGTGATTGCTATGGGGAAGGTGGTAATCATTTCCTGCATAATGTAAGGAGAAACCCTAATATCACTCTGATTGTTCACGACAATCAGATATATGGTCTTACCAAAGGACAGGCTTCACCTACAAGTGAGCTCGGGATGAAGACAAAGGTACAGACGCATGGCGTGTTCAATACTCCGCTAAACCCATTGTCGCTTGCAATTTCCCTTGATTGTTCATTTGTAAGCAGGGGCTTTGCAGGTGATGTTGCTCATCTTACTGAGCTTATCAAAAAGGCTATCCAGCACAAGGGATTCTCCCTGGTGGACGTACTTCAGCCATGTATTTCCTTTAATAAGCTCAACACTTTCAGCTGGTATTCAGAAAGAGTATATAAGATGGAAGAAGGAGACCACGATCCTAATGATAGGGTGAAAGCTTTCGAAAAGTCTCTGGAATGGGGAGAAAAGATACCTCTCGGTATTTTTTATGTAAATGAGAAACCAACTTTCGAGGACCACCTTGATGTTCTTAAGTCCGGGACATTAGTAAGAAATAAAAGTGATCCTCAAAAAGTAGATGAACTGCTTGACAGGTTCATCTGA
- a CDS encoding VOC family protein: MPTIAHFDLPVDDPERAKKFYSELFGWKIEKVDGAFDYYFIETTDLEGQPGLGGGMGPRGSPDQRITNFVEVTSVDEYCDHVKELGGMVLQPKMPVPGWGYLAVCMDTEANTFGLWEVNENAK, from the coding sequence ATGCCAACGATTGCACATTTTGACCTGCCAGTTGATGATCCTGAGCGGGCAAAGAAGTTCTACAGTGAGCTTTTTGGCTGGAAGATCGAGAAAGTGGATGGGGCTTTTGATTATTATTTCATCGAGACCACAGACCTTGAAGGTCAACCAGGTCTTGGTGGGGGTATGGGGCCTCGTGGCAGTCCTGATCAGAGGATAACCAATTTCGTTGAAGTAACTTCGGTGGATGAGTACTGCGATCATGTGAAGGAACTCGGGGGTATGGTGCTACAACCAAAGATGCCCGTGCCAGGTTGGGGCTATCTTGCAGTTTGTATGGATACCGAGGCGAACACCTTCGGTTTATGGGAAGTAAATGAGAACGCAAAGTAA
- a CDS encoding bifunctional aconitate hydratase 2/2-methylisocitrate dehydratase: MIEAYLKHEEERNAQGIPSLPLNPEQTSELCELLQNPPADQEEFLLNLFTERISPGVDPAAKVKADFLGKILSGEVSSTLIDKKEAIRILGTMIGGYNVKYLIEALGDTEVADEATCALSGITLVYEAFDDVVELSKTNEAAKKVLESWANAEWFTSRPGIPENITVKVFKVDGEINTDDFSPASAAWSRPDIPLHALEMGKTRFPGGIEEMAEWREEGHDVAFVADVVGTGSSRKSACNSVLWHIGKDIPFVPNKRRGCVIIGTAIAPIFFNTAEDSGALPLQMDISKIDQGDIVTINTVKGEVTDENGNVLSTFDLKPNTIADEYRAGGRIPLIIGRSLTTKARETLGLPETDIFTKPDNPVPEAGQGYSLAQKIVGRACGVDGILPGTACEPIMTTVGSQDTTGPMTADELTELACLKFQAPMFMQSFCHTAAYPKPADVKMHKTLPDFVSERAGVSLKPGDGVIHSWLNRLLVPDTVGTGGDSHTRFPIGISFPAGSGLVAFAGALGFMPLDMPESVLVRFSGKLNPGITLRDVVNAIPYYAIKQGLMTVPKKNKINIFNGRILEIEGLPDLTAEQAFELTDSAAERSAAAGCIQLSEESVSTFLRSNLALMKKMIRDGYRDAQTIQKRIEAVEEWLESPSLLKADPNAEYAAVIEIDLADIKEPILACPNDPDDVKLLSEVAGTEIQDVFIGSCMTNIGHFRAAATIWSDQKFNPDVRTWICPPTKMDQAQLKEESVFSVYSQVGARIEIAGCSLCMGNQARVPDGSTVFSTSTRNFDNRVGDGAQVYLGSAELGAVVTNLGRMPTVDEYLEAYKEKIEPKQDEIYKYLQFDEMEEYQ, encoded by the coding sequence ATGATCGAAGCTTATCTAAAACACGAAGAAGAGAGGAACGCACAGGGAATTCCCTCACTTCCTCTGAATCCGGAACAGACCTCTGAACTTTGTGAATTGTTACAAAATCCTCCTGCAGACCAGGAAGAGTTCCTGCTGAACTTGTTCACGGAACGGATCTCTCCAGGTGTGGACCCAGCTGCAAAGGTCAAGGCAGATTTCCTTGGTAAGATTCTCTCAGGAGAAGTCTCTTCAACTCTCATCGACAAAAAAGAAGCCATCAGGATCCTGGGAACCATGATCGGTGGCTACAATGTCAAATATCTGATCGAAGCACTTGGGGATACTGAGGTAGCAGATGAAGCTACCTGTGCGCTTTCAGGCATAACTCTTGTCTACGAAGCTTTTGACGATGTAGTGGAACTGTCAAAGACAAATGAAGCCGCAAAGAAGGTCCTTGAGAGCTGGGCTAACGCTGAGTGGTTCACAAGCAGACCGGGAATTCCTGAGAACATTACTGTAAAGGTATTCAAGGTCGATGGCGAGATCAACACCGACGATTTCTCCCCTGCAAGTGCTGCATGGAGCCGCCCGGACATACCTCTTCATGCACTGGAAATGGGTAAGACCCGCTTCCCAGGGGGCATTGAGGAGATGGCAGAATGGCGCGAGGAAGGACACGATGTCGCCTTTGTAGCTGATGTGGTAGGAACCGGTTCCTCTCGTAAATCCGCCTGCAACAGTGTGCTCTGGCACATCGGTAAGGACATACCGTTCGTTCCAAATAAACGCCGTGGCTGCGTGATCATTGGAACCGCTATAGCTCCTATCTTCTTTAACACAGCCGAGGACTCAGGTGCACTGCCTCTGCAAATGGACATCAGTAAGATCGATCAGGGAGATATCGTTACCATCAACACCGTAAAGGGTGAAGTAACAGATGAGAATGGCAATGTCCTCTCCACTTTCGATCTCAAGCCCAACACCATAGCAGATGAATACCGTGCCGGAGGTCGTATCCCTCTCATAATCGGTCGCTCTTTGACCACTAAGGCCCGCGAAACACTTGGACTGCCTGAGACAGACATATTCACAAAGCCCGATAATCCGGTTCCGGAAGCAGGGCAGGGATACTCTTTGGCACAGAAGATCGTTGGTCGTGCATGTGGCGTGGATGGAATTCTCCCAGGTACTGCCTGTGAGCCGATAATGACCACAGTAGGTTCCCAGGACACCACCGGTCCAATGACCGCTGACGAACTCACAGAACTTGCCTGCCTGAAGTTCCAGGCTCCAATGTTCATGCAGTCATTCTGTCACACCGCAGCTTACCCTAAGCCTGCAGACGTGAAGATGCATAAAACACTCCCGGATTTCGTTTCTGAGCGTGCCGGCGTATCCCTGAAACCCGGAGACGGTGTAATTCACAGCTGGCTCAACCGCCTGCTTGTCCCGGACACAGTAGGTACCGGTGGCGACTCTCATACAAGGTTCCCGATAGGCATATCATTCCCGGCAGGTTCTGGACTTGTAGCCTTTGCAGGAGCTCTTGGTTTCATGCCTCTGGATATGCCGGAATCCGTTCTGGTACGTTTCAGCGGTAAGCTTAATCCTGGCATTACGCTGCGTGATGTTGTCAACGCTATACCATACTATGCTATCAAACAGGGTCTTATGACCGTGCCAAAGAAGAACAAGATCAATATCTTCAATGGTCGCATCCTCGAGATCGAAGGACTTCCTGACCTCACAGCCGAGCAGGCATTCGAGCTTACCGATTCAGCCGCAGAGCGCTCAGCCGCAGCAGGTTGTATCCAGCTAAGCGAGGAATCCGTATCCACTTTCCTGCGCTCCAACCTGGCATTGATGAAGAAGATGATCAGGGACGGATACCGCGACGCACAGACCATCCAGAAGCGCATCGAAGCTGTTGAGGAGTGGCTGGAATCCCCGAGCCTGCTCAAAGCAGATCCGAATGCAGAATACGCTGCGGTCATAGAGATCGACCTTGCAGACATCAAGGAACCGATCCTTGCATGTCCAAATGATCCTGACGATGTCAAGCTTCTTTCCGAGGTTGCAGGAACAGAGATCCAGGACGTTTTCATAGGTTCATGCATGACGAACATCGGACACTTCCGTGCTGCAGCCACGATCTGGAGTGACCAGAAGTTCAACCCCGATGTCCGTACCTGGATATGCCCACCTACAAAAATGGATCAGGCACAGCTCAAAGAAGAATCAGTTTTCTCAGTGTACAGCCAGGTCGGTGCCCGCATCGAGATCGCAGGATGCTCTCTGTGCATGGGTAACCAGGCCCGTGTACCGGATGGATCCACAGTGTTCTCCACCAGCACACGTAACTTTGACAACCGTGTGGGTGACGGAGCTCAGGTCTACCTTGGCTCAGCAGAGCTTGGAGCTGTCGTTACCAACCTTGGCAGGATGCCTACGGTCGATGAGTACCTGGAAGCTTACAAAGAGAAGATCGAGCCAAAACAGGATGAGATCTACAAATATCTTCAGTTCGATGAAATGGAAGAATACCAGTAA
- a CDS encoding cation-translocating P-type ATPase, with protein sequence MSGEIKWYRVPVDEVLTLLNTDEDGITAEEAEIRLSKYGFNEVEVKEKESPLHRFARQFASPLIYVLLAASLVTFILEEYADMAVILGVILANALIGFIQERKAENALESLAKMLVPETSILRDGQRMIIHSRELVAGDIAIMEAGDRIPADLRLMYAKNLRIDESMLTGESTAVEKNIDPIETKGLPLAEQKNIAFGGTLVTQGSGLGIVVATGSESEIGKISELISKTKKISTPLVRTIDQMGKTLAVVILGLAILTFIIGRLRGFDDLDIFFASVSLAVAAIPEGLPALITISLAFGIKRMASRNAIIRTMPAVESLGSATVICSDKTGTLTKNEMTVRNIYTLEGKFDVSGVGYTTEGDLELQGKKIDPFEHPALMETLKAGALCNDAYLREEGGIDGDPTEGALLVSASKAGKFYMQRVDTIPFESEERFMATLHQDEVKNSWIYVKGSPEKLIELCSHQFSGKELSPIDPEKFLTAAEDMASEGLRVIATAYRKLESGKDEIEEEDTKDLIFLGLQGMIDPPREEVKRSIFKCNNAGIRVIMITGDHILTGHTIARQLGIRTDGALSGSDIQGMSDEELTEALKTVSVFARTSPEDKSRIVGLLKQEGEVVAVTGDGINDAPALENADIGVAMGKSGTEVAKDASDMVLADDNFASIVNAVEEGRNVYSKIQKVILWTLPTNAAEGLAVLAAVIIGLKNPPLLPLHILWINTVTALGLGVPITLEPMEKKLLNRPPRQPNEPLLLPVIKQRIVTVALLMVTATFLLYFFEMMRNGRDSNTAQTIALNTIVFFEIFYLFNCKSIYENVFRELFSNKFMLMGIALVVSLQVFITYNPTMNAILKTSPIDPMDWVIIVITASSVFFLIELEKYVKKKRKEK encoded by the coding sequence ATGAGTGGGGAAATCAAATGGTATCGTGTGCCTGTCGATGAGGTTCTTACCTTACTGAACACCGATGAAGATGGTATTACTGCCGAAGAAGCAGAAATTCGACTTTCAAAGTATGGGTTCAATGAAGTTGAGGTAAAGGAGAAAGAGAGTCCCCTTCATCGATTTGCAAGACAATTCGCAAGCCCACTCATATATGTACTTCTTGCAGCCTCACTTGTCACATTCATTCTCGAGGAATATGCAGATATGGCAGTGATCCTCGGTGTTATCCTTGCCAATGCTTTAATAGGTTTCATTCAGGAAAGGAAAGCTGAAAATGCACTTGAGTCCCTTGCAAAGATGCTTGTGCCCGAAACAAGCATCCTAAGAGACGGGCAGAGGATGATAATACATAGCAGGGAACTTGTTGCAGGTGATATCGCAATAATGGAAGCAGGCGATAGGATCCCAGCAGACCTGCGGCTGATGTACGCAAAGAACCTTCGTATAGACGAATCCATGCTTACCGGTGAATCCACAGCTGTGGAGAAGAACATCGATCCTATAGAGACCAAAGGCCTTCCACTTGCAGAGCAGAAGAACATTGCATTTGGAGGCACACTGGTAACTCAGGGAAGCGGTCTTGGAATTGTGGTTGCTACGGGTTCTGAAAGCGAGATCGGAAAAATATCAGAACTCATCAGTAAAACAAAGAAGATCTCAACACCTCTTGTCAGGACTATCGACCAGATGGGAAAAACACTTGCTGTTGTGATCCTGGGACTGGCAATACTGACATTTATTATCGGAAGGCTCAGGGGATTCGATGATCTGGATATATTCTTCGCCTCTGTGAGCCTGGCAGTTGCAGCCATTCCGGAAGGCCTGCCTGCACTTATTACCATCTCCCTGGCATTCGGAATAAAGCGAATGGCATCCCGAAATGCAATAATCCGGACAATGCCTGCTGTCGAAAGCCTTGGTTCGGCCACAGTAATCTGTTCTGACAAGACCGGTACGCTTACCAAGAACGAGATGACGGTAAGGAATATCTACACTCTGGAAGGAAAGTTCGATGTCAGCGGTGTCGGATATACCACAGAAGGAGATCTCGAGCTCCAGGGGAAGAAGATCGATCCGTTTGAGCATCCCGCATTGATGGAGACGCTCAAAGCCGGAGCACTATGTAATGACGCTTACCTAAGGGAAGAAGGTGGTATAGATGGCGATCCCACCGAAGGAGCACTTCTTGTATCTGCCTCTAAAGCCGGAAAATTCTACATGCAAAGAGTTGATACCATACCCTTCGAATCTGAAGAAAGGTTTATGGCAACATTGCATCAGGATGAAGTAAAAAATAGCTGGATATATGTCAAGGGATCTCCTGAAAAACTTATCGAACTTTGCAGCCATCAGTTCAGTGGAAAAGAACTGTCACCTATCGACCCGGAAAAGTTCCTTACAGCTGCAGAGGACATGGCATCTGAAGGTCTCAGGGTCATTGCAACAGCATACCGGAAATTAGAATCTGGAAAGGATGAGATCGAAGAGGAGGATACAAAGGACCTCATATTCCTTGGCCTGCAGGGAATGATCGATCCTCCAAGGGAAGAAGTTAAAAGATCCATCTTCAAGTGCAATAATGCCGGCATCAGGGTGATAATGATAACAGGAGATCATATCCTGACCGGTCACACGATCGCCAGGCAACTCGGCATACGAACTGATGGTGCCTTATCAGGAAGCGATATCCAGGGAATGTCAGATGAAGAGCTCACTGAAGCACTGAAAACAGTATCAGTCTTTGCAAGAACATCTCCTGAGGATAAATCAAGAATTGTTGGTCTGCTTAAACAAGAGGGTGAGGTCGTAGCAGTAACAGGAGATGGTATCAACGACGCTCCAGCACTTGAGAATGCTGATATTGGTGTCGCCATGGGGAAGTCAGGTACAGAAGTTGCAAAGGATGCATCCGATATGGTACTTGCAGATGATAATTTTGCATCCATTGTAAATGCTGTAGAAGAAGGAAGGAATGTCTACAGCAAGATACAGAAAGTCATACTCTGGACACTCCCTACAAATGCAGCAGAAGGATTAGCAGTGCTGGCAGCTGTTATTATTGGACTAAAGAATCCACCATTGCTCCCACTACACATTCTCTGGATCAATACGGTCACTGCATTGGGACTGGGAGTACCCATCACACTGGAACCGATGGAAAAAAAACTCCTGAACAGACCCCCAAGGCAACCAAATGAACCACTTCTTCTTCCAGTTATAAAGCAAAGGATTGTCACCGTAGCATTGTTAATGGTAACTGCTACATTTTTGCTATACTTCTTTGAGATGATGCGGAACGGCAGGGATAGCAACACTGCTCAGACAATAGCACTCAACACAATAGTCTTCTTCGAGATATTCTATCTTTTCAACTGTAAGTCCATCTATGAGAATGTATTCAGAGAACTTTTCTCTAATAAATTCATGCTGATGGGGATAGCACTGGTGGTATCTCTTCAGGTTTTCATTACATACAACCCTACAATGAATGCGATCCTTAAGACAAGCCCCATTGACCCTATGGACTGGGTGATAATAGTAATTACCGCAAGCTCGGTCTTCTTCCTGATAGAACTGGAGAAGTATGTGAAAAAGAAAAGAAAAGAAAAATGA
- a CDS encoding carboxymuconolactone decarboxylase family protein, giving the protein MRMLEEFFPEFTEKLDEIDKLYADNRTIDEKTYQFICFALSIKARSKPCVLKHFKGALEAGATVKELSYIFALTMREAAGADDCWTHDVIGDWKEILKGNVSCTCCGDEE; this is encoded by the coding sequence ATGAGGATGTTAGAAGAATTCTTCCCGGAATTTACGGAAAAGCTTGATGAGATCGACAAGTTGTATGCCGATAATAGAACCATTGATGAAAAGACATATCAGTTCATCTGTTTTGCTCTTTCCATCAAGGCAAGATCAAAACCCTGTGTGCTCAAACATTTCAAAGGTGCTCTTGAGGCCGGGGCCACTGTCAAGGAACTATCATACATATTTGCCCTTACAATGAGAGAGGCGGCAGGCGCTGATGACTGCTGGACACATGATGTAATTGGGGATTGGAAGGAGATCCTCAAAGGTAATGTTTCCTGTACTTGCTGTGGCGATGAAGAATAA
- a CDS encoding PGF-pre-PGF domain-containing protein, with the protein MKNKYIWFFTIFLVIATSFLILSVGNATAEAFENIDEKDVAVRYVLRDVEKSFTFRNEGIDITYINISTDLTVGDVKAIVESLNSTSSMVSTPAEGRVYKNINIWVGDTKLEHRLITSDVGFRVNRTWLEDNDVSDQSVKLSIFLSGNWDILPTEKIDEDDDYSYYEANTSGDLRTHFAIVESIENEAVSLNAGEGSIAGENLVSEPINEESALALEGDTSIVASESEGATDSNLNILLFAIPALIVLIVLSTSYVGKTKGYHAEAIGSAPPPQDEKQVAEDAVSGTVSDSTNGQEISIPSTETITRTQVDEIQLIDIEQKIKALKDSNIISDIVYKHKK; encoded by the coding sequence TTGAAGAATAAATATATCTGGTTTTTCACTATCTTTTTAGTGATAGCAACATCATTTTTGATTTTGTCAGTAGGTAATGCTACGGCTGAAGCATTTGAGAATATAGATGAAAAAGATGTTGCAGTAAGATATGTACTAAGGGATGTTGAGAAATCATTTACTTTTAGGAATGAGGGGATTGATATCACTTATATCAACATCTCAACAGATCTGACTGTGGGGGATGTAAAGGCAATAGTGGAATCTCTAAACTCGACCTCTTCAATGGTATCAACTCCGGCAGAAGGCCGAGTGTACAAGAACATCAACATATGGGTTGGTGATACCAAGCTTGAGCACAGATTGATAACTTCTGATGTAGGATTCAGAGTAAATCGTACCTGGCTGGAAGATAACGATGTTTCCGATCAATCTGTAAAACTAAGCATTTTTCTTAGTGGTAACTGGGACATTTTACCCACAGAAAAGATAGATGAGGATGATGATTACAGCTACTATGAGGCTAATACCTCAGGTGATCTGCGTACGCACTTCGCAATAGTTGAATCTATAGAAAATGAAGCAGTTTCATTGAATGCCGGCGAAGGATCTATTGCTGGGGAAAATCTGGTTTCTGAACCTATAAATGAAGAGTCGGCATTAGCTTTGGAAGGGGACACAAGTATTGTTGCAAGTGAATCTGAAGGAGCGACTGACTCGAACTTAAATATATTATTGTTTGCAATACCGGCACTTATAGTGCTTATAGTGCTATCCACTTCGTATGTTGGTAAAACAAAAGGATATCATGCTGAAGCAATAGGTAGTGCTCCTCCTCCTCAAGATGAAAAACAAGTTGCAGAGGATGCTGTTTCTGGAACTGTTTCAGATAGCACGAATGGTCAGGAAATTTCCATTCCATCCACTGAAACAATAACTCGAACCCAGGTGGATGAAATTCAGTTAATTGATATTGAACAGAAGATCAAGGCGCTGAAAGATTCTAACATTATCTCAGATATTGTTTACAAACATAAAAAATAA
- a CDS encoding 2-oxoacid:acceptor oxidoreductase subunit alpha yields MSTDLVIKVGGAAGQGLQTIGVALAKTFKKSGFNVFATQFYLSRVRGGHNTFQLRVSDEPIRAMPEKVDILIALDEESIEEQIEEMFDGVIIFDNDVIKINNNNDNNNGIFFHVPMLKIAKDVCGNKIYSNSVASGAALGVMCFEFDYLAKVLAEVFKKKGDEIVDNNIKAARAGYDYAKKNFSSGCKFTVSEPTDKDGRMLIAGNDAVGLGALAAGVQFLAAYPMTPSTGVMTYVAANADDFNVVVEQAEDEIAALNMVLGASFAGARAMTTTSGGGFCLMSEALGLSGITETPAVIFLSQRPGPATGLPTMTEQGDLQFVLTAAQGEFPRCVLAPGTPDDCFYMTAEAFNIADKYQIPVFIMSDQYLADSLFTCQRFDPSKVKVARYLMSDEELADTDEYKRYELTPTGISLRAIPGQAGKVVVADSDEHNEYGHIDQTIENRILMNEKRMKKLDLLREDMEPPHQYGPKDARITLVGWGSTYGPLMEVVNILISEGHSVNHLHFTHVFPLPLEATKNILGNSETIVCVENNATGQFAKLLESETGLHVSENVLRSDGKPYSPESIIRSMREKGVI; encoded by the coding sequence ATGAGTACAGATCTTGTAATAAAAGTAGGCGGAGCCGCAGGTCAGGGTTTACAGACCATAGGTGTTGCACTGGCAAAGACCTTCAAGAAAAGCGGTTTCAATGTTTTTGCCACCCAGTTCTATCTTTCAAGAGTGAGAGGCGGACATAATACGTTCCAGCTACGTGTGAGCGATGAGCCTATCAGAGCAATGCCCGAGAAAGTGGATATCCTGATAGCTCTTGATGAAGAGTCCATTGAGGAGCAGATCGAGGAAATGTTCGATGGTGTCATCATATTTGACAACGATGTCATTAAGATCAATAACAACAACGATAACAACAATGGTATCTTTTTCCATGTGCCGATGCTGAAGATCGCAAAAGATGTCTGCGGGAACAAGATATATTCCAATTCTGTCGCAAGTGGTGCTGCTCTTGGTGTGATGTGCTTTGAATTTGATTATCTTGCAAAGGTCCTGGCTGAAGTTTTCAAGAAAAAAGGCGATGAGATCGTTGATAACAACATCAAGGCAGCACGTGCAGGTTATGATTATGCAAAGAAGAATTTTTCTTCAGGCTGCAAGTTCACGGTAAGTGAACCAACGGACAAGGACGGAAGGATGCTTATCGCAGGAAACGATGCTGTGGGACTGGGAGCACTGGCTGCAGGAGTACAGTTCCTTGCAGCATATCCGATGACACCTTCTACAGGTGTCATGACCTATGTGGCTGCAAATGCTGATGATTTCAATGTCGTGGTCGAGCAGGCGGAAGACGAGATCGCTGCCTTGAACATGGTGCTTGGTGCTTCCTTTGCCGGCGCAAGGGCAATGACAACAACCTCAGGCGGTGGATTTTGCCTGATGTCAGAAGCCTTAGGCCTTTCCGGCATCACAGAGACGCCTGCTGTAATATTCCTGTCCCAGCGTCCCGGGCCTGCTACCGGTCTTCCTACCATGACCGAGCAGGGTGATCTTCAGTTCGTGCTGACCGCAGCACAGGGTGAGTTCCCTCGCTGTGTATTGGCACCCGGAACACCTGATGATTGTTTCTATATGACAGCTGAAGCTTTCAACATTGCTGACAAGTACCAGATACCGGTCTTTATCATGAGCGACCAGTATCTTGCAGATTCACTTTTCACATGTCAGAGGTTTGATCCCTCGAAGGTGAAGGTGGCAAGGTATCTTATGTCTGATGAAGAACTGGCTGACACAGATGAGTATAAGCGCTATGAACTAACACCAACAGGGATCTCGCTACGTGCGATACCCGGGCAGGCAGGAAAAGTGGTCGTAGCTGATAGTGATGAACACAATGAATATGGTCATATTGACCAGACCATCGAGAACCGGATTCTTATGAATGAAAAGAGGATGAAAAAGCTCGATCTTTTGAGGGAGGATATGGAACCTCCGCATCAGTATGGCCCTAAAGATGCCAGGATCACACTTGTTGGATGGGGTTCTACATACGGTCCTCTTATGGAAGTGGTTAATATTCTCATAAGCGAAGGTCATTCGGTGAATCATTTGCACTTCACTCATGTTTTTCCTCTGCCTTTAGAGGCTACCAAAAATATTCTTGGTAATTCAGAAACCATTGTCTGCGTGGAGAACAATGCAACGGGACAGTTTGCGAAGTTACTTGAATCTGAAACTGGCCTGCATGTTTCTGAAAATGTCCTTAGGTCTGATGGGAAACCATACAGTCCTGAATCGATAATACGTTCCATGAGGGAAAAGGGGGTGATCTGA
- a CDS encoding LysE family transporter, with protein MIELIKALALGFTIGISAALIPGPMMFATIGISLEKGWRTGPFIFLGHSLVEISIILLIIGGISSFIGRSTIAYMSIVGGIIMILFGLIIFKTAKSVSTMDITGTASKIRISKSPILAGILTSALNPTYVLWWLTAGSAIILQEYLIGTIAIIAFVAGHWLADLSYLVVVSSSTSRGKDFISRRSHTKVLYFCGSFMMIFGIWFIFNYNNLSAML; from the coding sequence ATGATAGAACTTATCAAAGCACTTGCCCTGGGATTTACAATTGGCATTTCTGCTGCACTTATTCCAGGACCCATGATGTTCGCCACGATAGGAATATCACTTGAAAAGGGCTGGCGCACAGGACCATTTATTTTCCTTGGACACTCACTGGTAGAGATATCCATAATACTCCTGATAATTGGCGGTATTTCATCCTTTATCGGAAGAAGTACCATTGCATACATGTCAATTGTTGGTGGTATTATAATGATATTATTTGGACTGATAATCTTTAAAACCGCAAAAAGTGTTTCAACGATGGACATCACCGGAACGGCCAGTAAGATCAGGATATCGAAGAGTCCGATCCTTGCGGGCATCCTTACTTCCGCACTTAATCCAACTTATGTGCTCTGGTGGCTTACAGCAGGCAGTGCCATAATACTTCAGGAATACCTTATAGGAACGATTGCTATAATTGCATTTGTCGCCGGTCACTGGCTGGCAGACCTTAGTTACCTTGTTGTAGTATCATCATCCACATCCAGAGGAAAGGATTTCATCTCCAGAAGGAGTCACACAAAAGTACTCTATTTCTGTGGAAGTTTCATGATGATCTTCGGTATCTGGTTCATCTTTAACTACAACAACCTCTCTGCAATGTTATGA